Genomic segment of Streptosporangium sp. NBC_01755:
CGCGCCCTGGTTCGCCCAGCGCTGGCTGGGGACGGCACCGCTGAATGTGTGGCTGCGCTCCCTGGGCGCGCGCGTGGGCCGGGGCGTGTGGTGCGAGACGTACTGGCTGCCCGAGGTCGACCTGGTCAGCCTGGGCGACGGGGTGTCGGTGAACCGGGGATGCGTGTTGCAGACTCATCTGTTCCACGACCGCGTGATGAGCATCGATACTGTCGTCATGCGGGACGGATCGACGCTCGGGCCCCACGGGGTGATCCTGCCCGCGGCGGTGATCGGGGAGAACACCACGGTCGGACCGGCCTCCCTGGTGATGCGCGGCGAGTCCGTGCCCGCCGGGACCCGCTGGTTCGGCAACCCGATCGCGGCATGGACCCGGCGGGGATAGCGTACGAAGAGAGTGGAACAGAGGAAGCCGGTGTGGTGCTGAGCACGCCCTTTACCCCCAAGTCGTATTTCCCCACGCACGGCGACGACGGCTACCGGGTGGAGCACTACGACCTGACCCTCGACTACCGGGTGGGCCCGAACCGCCTGGGTGGCGTCGCCCGGATCTCCGCCGTGGCGCTGCGGCGGCTCACCCGGCTCTCCCTCGATCTGGGTGCCCTGCGGGTGAGCGGGGTGCTGGTCGACGGCGCGCGGGTGCGCTTCACCCATCGCGGAGGCAAGCTCCACCTGTCGCCGGTCGGGCTGCGCCCCGGCCCCTTCACCGTCGAGGTCCGCTACGCGGGCAGTCCCCAGCCGGTGGCCAGCCACTGGGGCGAGCTCGGCTGGGAACAGCTCACCGACGGCGTCATCGTGGCCAGCCAGCCGATCGGGGCCCCGTCGTGGTTCCCGTGCAACGACCGGCCCGATGACAAGGCCACCTACCGGATCTCGGTCACCACCGCCTCCGCGTACCAGGTGACCGCCAACGGGGAGCTGGTCGCGCGGCGGCGGGCGGCCTCGACGACCACGTGGGTGTACGAGCAGACCGAGCCGATGGCCTCCTACCTGGCGAGCGTGCAGATCGGCCGCTACCAGCGGGCCGAGCCGGGCCCGGGGATGGAGCTGCTCTTCCCCGCCGGGCACGCCTCGCGGGTGCGCCACGACTTCGAGCGTCAGGGCCGGATGATGGAGGTCTTCCGCGAGCGGTTCGGCCCCTACCCGTTCGGCTCCTACACCGTGGTGGTCGTGGACGACGAGCTGGAGATCCCGGTCGAGGCGCAGGGCATGTCGATCTTCGGGGTGAACCACGTGGACGGCAGACGGGGCGAGGAGCGGCTGGTCGCCCACGAGTTGGCCCACCAGTGGTTCGGCAACAGTCTGACAGTGGCCGACTGGCGCGACATCTGGTTGCACGAGGGGTTCGCGTCCTACGCGGAGTGGATCTGGTCGGAGAACTCCGGCGGCCTGTCATCCGATGACCACGCGCGCCACTGGCACCGTTTGCTCTCCGACCTCCCCCAGGACTTCGTCCTGGCCGACCCCGGCCCCCATCGCCTGTTCGACGAACGCGTCTACCGGCGCGGCGCGCTCACCCTGCACGCGCTCCGGCGCACCATCGGCGACGACCCCTTCTTCGCGCTGCTGCGGGAGTGGACGGCCGGGCACCGCCACGGGAGCGTCAGCACCGAGGCGTTCACCGCGCTGGCCACGCGCCACACGGTGCGGCCGCTGAACAGGCTGTTCGCGGGCTGGCTGCACGACCGCCGCCTGCCATCCCTTCCCTGACCTCCGTACATCATCGCTATCGTGGGCGGGTGTCGCCCACCCTCCGCACCCGTCTGCTCGCCGCGCTCGCCGCGGCCCTGACCGTCGCCGCCGGGCTGACCGTCCGCGCGGTCACCGGCGGCTGGTTCGGCAAGTACGCGGGCGACGCCCTCTACACCGCGCTGGTGTACGCGCTGATCGTGCTGGTGTGGCCCCGGATCACACCGGTGCGGGCCGCGCTCGGCGCACCGGCGTTCAGCTGGGCGGTCGAGCTGGCCCAGCTGACACCCGTTCCGGCCGCGCTCTCCGAGGTGAGCGTGCTGGCCAGGCTGGTGCTCGGCAGCACGTTCGGCGCGGCCGACCTGGTGGCCTACGCGGCCGGGGCGGCCCTCGCCGCGTCGGCCCACGCCCTGCTCCGGCGACGGCACGGGCACCGGCCGGAGACGGTGGCCACGCCGCCCTGACCATCACCGGACGCGCCGTATGATTTCGGGATCATGCCTGAAGGACACACCATTCATCGACTGGCCGGGGAGCACCGGCGGGCGTTCGGCGGCCGTGAGGTCCGCGCGGAAAGCCCTCAGGGGCGGTTCGCCGCCGGGGCGCTGCGGATCGACGGACGGGTGCTCACCGAGGCCGACGCCCACGGCAAGCACCTGCTGCTCGGCTTCGACGACGAGCGGTGGCTCCACGTCCACCTGGGCATCTACGGCAAGTACGCCTTCGGCCCGGTCCCCCTTCCCGCACCGACCGGGATGGTGCGGCTACGCCTGAGCAACACCGGCGAGTACGCGGATCTGCGTGGCCCCAACACCTGCGAGCTGCTCGACCCGGCGGGAAAGGCCGCGCTGCACGCCAGACTCGGGCCCGATCCGCTGCGCGCGGACGCCGACCCCGAGTCGGCCTGGCGGCGGATCGGCCGCAGCCGCACCTCCGTGGGGGTCCTGTTGATGGACCAGTCGGTCGTCGCGGGCGTGGGGAACATCTACCGGGCCGAGGCACTGTTCCGGCAGGGCGTCGATCCGTCACGGCCCGGCCGCGACCTCACCCGCGAGCGGTGGGAGGCGATCTGGGCGGATCTGGTGGTCCTGATGGCCGACGGTGTCCGGGTGGGCCGCATCGACACGGTCAGGCCCGAGCACACTCCGGAGGCGATGGGCCGTCCGCCCCGCGTCGACGACCACGGCGGCGAGGTCTACGTCTACCGGCGTTCCGGCATGCCCTGCTTCCTCTGCGGCACCGAGGTCCGTACTCAGGTGCTCGCCGGGCGCAATCTCTTCTGGTGCCCGGTCTGCCAGACCGGCTGACCC
This window contains:
- a CDS encoding M1 family metallopeptidase, with translation MVLSTPFTPKSYFPTHGDDGYRVEHYDLTLDYRVGPNRLGGVARISAVALRRLTRLSLDLGALRVSGVLVDGARVRFTHRGGKLHLSPVGLRPGPFTVEVRYAGSPQPVASHWGELGWEQLTDGVIVASQPIGAPSWFPCNDRPDDKATYRISVTTASAYQVTANGELVARRRAASTTTWVYEQTEPMASYLASVQIGRYQRAEPGPGMELLFPAGHASRVRHDFERQGRMMEVFRERFGPYPFGSYTVVVVDDELEIPVEAQGMSIFGVNHVDGRRGEERLVAHELAHQWFGNSLTVADWRDIWLHEGFASYAEWIWSENSGGLSSDDHARHWHRLLSDLPQDFVLADPGPHRLFDERVYRRGALTLHALRRTIGDDPFFALLREWTAGHRHGSVSTEAFTALATRHTVRPLNRLFAGWLHDRRLPSLP
- a CDS encoding ribosomal maturation YjgA family protein, which codes for MSPTLRTRLLAALAAALTVAAGLTVRAVTGGWFGKYAGDALYTALVYALIVLVWPRITPVRAALGAPAFSWAVELAQLTPVPAALSEVSVLARLVLGSTFGAADLVAYAAGAALAASAHALLRRRHGHRPETVATPP
- a CDS encoding Fpg/Nei family DNA glycosylase, whose product is MPEGHTIHRLAGEHRRAFGGREVRAESPQGRFAAGALRIDGRVLTEADAHGKHLLLGFDDERWLHVHLGIYGKYAFGPVPLPAPTGMVRLRLSNTGEYADLRGPNTCELLDPAGKAALHARLGPDPLRADADPESAWRRIGRSRTSVGVLLMDQSVVAGVGNIYRAEALFRQGVDPSRPGRDLTRERWEAIWADLVVLMADGVRVGRIDTVRPEHTPEAMGRPPRVDDHGGEVYVYRRSGMPCFLCGTEVRTQVLAGRNLFWCPVCQTG